The Sphingosinithalassobacter sp. CS137 genome includes a region encoding these proteins:
- a CDS encoding DUF4287 domain-containing protein translates to MSFQAYLTNIEAKTGKSPADFRAYAEEKDWLADGALRRDLKAGTVVADLKEQFGLGHGHAMAIVALLKGAKREGEA, encoded by the coding sequence ATGTCCTTCCAGGCCTATCTGACCAACATCGAGGCCAAGACCGGCAAGAGCCCCGCGGACTTTCGCGCCTATGCCGAGGAGAAGGACTGGCTCGCCGACGGCGCGCTCCGCCGCGACCTGAAGGCGGGAACGGTCGTCGCCGACCTGAAGGAGCAGTTCGGGCTGGGGCACGGTCACGCCATGGCGATCGTCGCGCTGCTGAAGGGCGCGAAGCGGGAAGGCGAGGCCTGA
- a CDS encoding VOC family protein produces the protein MDTLTTCIWYDGAAEEAARFYTALLPDSRVIRVLRTPAQTPSAQPGDVLVVEWEMAGQRFIGLNGGASYPQTQAVSFVIHTDAQEETDRLWAAITGDGGEEGMCGWCKDRWGVSWQVTPRRLMELVFDNEDPESARRAMEAMMPMRKIDIGVIEAAATAEQGAQR, from the coding sequence GTGGACACGCTCACGACCTGCATCTGGTACGACGGCGCGGCCGAGGAAGCCGCCCGCTTCTATACCGCGCTGCTTCCCGACAGTCGGGTCATTCGCGTGCTGCGTACTCCCGCGCAAACGCCCTCGGCCCAGCCGGGCGACGTGCTCGTCGTCGAATGGGAAATGGCGGGGCAGCGGTTCATCGGCCTCAACGGCGGCGCTTCCTATCCGCAGACTCAGGCGGTGAGCTTCGTGATTCACACCGACGCGCAGGAGGAAACCGACCGGCTGTGGGCGGCAATCACCGGCGACGGCGGCGAGGAAGGCATGTGCGGTTGGTGCAAGGATCGTTGGGGCGTGAGCTGGCAGGTGACGCCCCGGCGGCTGATGGAGCTCGTCTTCGACAATGAGGATCCCGAGAGCGCCCGCCGCGCGATGGAGGCGATGATGCCGATGCGCAAGATCGACATCGGCGTGATCGAGGCCGCCGCGACGGCCGAGCAAGGAGCGCAGCGATGA
- a CDS encoding glutathione S-transferase family protein, translating to MSVEITGFNWVPDFARGYVRDLRPRWACEEIGLPYAMRLMHPMERPAEYREEQPWLQVPALRDGDVRLFESGAILLHLGEKDERLLPRDPVARARAIAWLFAAFSSVEPWMMQIGEVELFSNGAQWAELRRASLIESCGERLDRLAEALGNRDWLADTFSIADIAMVTVLRDDCGTGVVTDRPVLAAYVERGTARAAFRRALDAQLADFTAHAPKAA from the coding sequence ATGAGCGTGGAGATCACCGGCTTCAACTGGGTGCCCGACTTCGCAAGAGGCTATGTCCGCGACTTGCGGCCGCGCTGGGCATGCGAGGAGATCGGGCTGCCCTATGCGATGCGGCTGATGCATCCGATGGAGCGGCCCGCCGAGTATCGCGAGGAGCAGCCGTGGCTGCAGGTGCCGGCGCTGCGCGACGGCGATGTCCGGCTGTTCGAAAGCGGCGCGATCCTGCTGCATCTGGGCGAAAAGGACGAACGGCTGCTGCCGCGCGATCCCGTGGCGCGGGCGCGGGCGATCGCCTGGCTGTTCGCCGCCTTCAGCAGCGTCGAGCCCTGGATGATGCAGATCGGCGAGGTCGAGCTGTTCTCGAATGGCGCGCAATGGGCCGAGCTGCGCCGCGCCAGCCTGATCGAGAGTTGCGGCGAGCGCCTTGATCGCTTGGCCGAGGCGCTGGGGAATCGCGATTGGCTCGCCGACACCTTCAGCATCGCCGACATCGCGATGGTCACGGTGCTGCGCGACGATTGCGGCACTGGCGTGGTCACCGACCGCCCGGTGCTGGCCGCCTATGTCGAGCGCGGCACCGCCCGCGCCGCATTCCGCCGCGCGCTCGACGCGCAGCTTGCCGATTTCACGGCGCACGCGCCGAAAGCCGCCTGA
- a CDS encoding DUF1428 domain-containing protein has protein sequence MPYVDGYVLPVKHAKKDAYVAVAKKAAPIFHEYGALHVMEAWGSDIPKGETTDFFMAVKAQEDENVVFSWIIWPDKATRDAGWEKMMKDERMQPDGEMPFDGKRMFWGGFEPVVDTRA, from the coding sequence ATGCCCTATGTCGATGGCTATGTGCTGCCGGTGAAGCACGCAAAGAAGGACGCCTATGTCGCGGTGGCGAAGAAGGCCGCGCCGATCTTCCATGAATATGGCGCGCTGCACGTGATGGAAGCCTGGGGCAGCGACATCCCCAAGGGCGAGACGACCGATTTCTTCATGGCGGTGAAGGCGCAGGAGGACGAGAATGTCGTCTTTTCCTGGATCATCTGGCCCGACAAGGCGACTCGCGACGCCGGGTGGGAAAAGATGATGAAGGACGAGCGGATGCAGCCCGACGGCGAAATGCCGTTCGACGGCAAGCGCATGTTCTGGGGCGGATTCGAGCCGGTGGTCGACACGCGCGCCTGA
- a CDS encoding VOC family protein, giving the protein MSEHHGSFIWYELMTADPARAAAFYQAVHGWETKSSGVGAVEYHEITAAEGASVAGMLALTDEMIAGGAAPGWFGYVCVDDVDVELAALKAAGGAELMDQTVPGVGRMALVADPQGIPIYLMAPQPPEGGADAVSTAFSADPGAVGHVAWNELTTPDPAGAKAWYLERFGWRHGGAMPMPGLGEYEFFQRSDVPLGAIMPRPEGQRAGWTFYWRTGDIDAAKARVEAAGGTPLHDIQQVPGGDYVLTCTDLEGAVFGLVGSRG; this is encoded by the coding sequence ATGTCCGAGCATCACGGCAGCTTCATCTGGTACGAACTGATGACCGCCGATCCGGCGCGCGCCGCAGCCTTCTACCAGGCGGTTCATGGCTGGGAAACCAAGTCCAGCGGCGTGGGGGCGGTGGAGTATCACGAGATCACCGCCGCCGAGGGGGCGTCCGTGGCCGGCATGCTGGCGCTGACCGACGAGATGATCGCCGGCGGGGCCGCACCGGGCTGGTTCGGCTATGTGTGCGTCGACGATGTCGATGTCGAGCTTGCGGCGCTGAAAGCTGCCGGTGGTGCCGAGCTGATGGACCAGACGGTGCCGGGCGTCGGACGGATGGCACTGGTCGCCGATCCGCAGGGCATTCCGATCTATCTGATGGCGCCGCAGCCGCCGGAGGGCGGGGCGGACGCGGTATCGACCGCCTTCTCGGCCGATCCCGGCGCGGTCGGGCATGTCGCCTGGAACGAACTCACCACGCCCGACCCGGCGGGCGCCAAGGCCTGGTATCTCGAACGCTTCGGCTGGCGCCACGGCGGGGCGATGCCGATGCCGGGGCTGGGCGAATATGAGTTCTTCCAGCGCAGCGACGTGCCGCTCGGCGCGATCATGCCCCGGCCGGAGGGCCAGCGCGCGGGCTGGACCTTCTATTGGCGCACCGGCGATATCGACGCAGCGAAAGCGCGGGTCGAGGCGGCGGGCGGGACGCCGCTGCACGACATCCAGCAGGTGCCGGGCGGCGACTATGTGCTGACCTGCACCGATCTCGAGGGCGCGGTGTTCGGGCTGGTCGGCTCGCGCGGCTGA
- a CDS encoding SRPBCC family protein: MNDANELSITRLIDAPPETVWRVWTERTEEWFCPRPWRVDILEQDLRPGGRSAMIMRGPNGEENALEGVFLEVVPNRRIVSTDAFAAGWKPQGPFMVAVTTFEEEGGKTRYTARSRHWTEDARRQHEAMGFAEGWGTVAEQLAELAEAEARSAA, from the coding sequence ATGAATGACGCGAACGAACTCAGCATCACTCGGCTGATCGACGCGCCGCCCGAAACTGTGTGGCGTGTCTGGACCGAGCGCACCGAGGAATGGTTCTGCCCCAGGCCGTGGCGAGTCGATATCCTGGAGCAGGATCTGCGCCCCGGCGGGCGATCGGCGATGATCATGCGCGGGCCGAACGGCGAGGAGAATGCGCTGGAGGGGGTGTTCCTAGAGGTCGTCCCGAACCGGCGGATCGTCTCGACCGACGCTTTCGCGGCGGGCTGGAAGCCGCAGGGCCCGTTCATGGTGGCGGTCACCACCTTCGAGGAGGAGGGCGGAAAGACGCGTTACACCGCCCGCAGCCGTCATTGGACCGAGGACGCGCGCCGACAGCACGAGGCGATGGGCTTCGCCGAAGGCTGGGGCACGGTGGCCGAACAGCTTGCGGAGCTTGCAGAAGCCGAGGCGCGGTCCGCTGCCTGA
- a CDS encoding J domain-containing protein, translated as MCAKPGCEEAGEFRAPVAPPRGGGEGPGRYRWLCLDHVREFNSGYNYFAGMSPDEIHDAQRPLAGWERETRAFASTGGADRPPRWADFADPLDAIGARFGERMRAQAGRKDGKPLSGRDRHALDVLGLEADADRTALRRRYSDLVRKYHPDRNGGDRTHEARLRAVIEAYQQLKGSPAFA; from the coding sequence ATGTGCGCGAAGCCCGGCTGCGAGGAAGCCGGGGAATTCCGCGCACCCGTCGCGCCGCCGCGCGGCGGTGGCGAAGGTCCCGGCCGCTACCGCTGGCTGTGCCTCGATCATGTTCGCGAATTCAATTCGGGATATAATTACTTCGCCGGGATGAGCCCGGACGAGATTCACGACGCGCAGCGCCCGCTTGCCGGATGGGAGCGCGAGACACGCGCCTTCGCGTCGACCGGCGGGGCCGACCGCCCGCCGCGCTGGGCCGACTTCGCCGACCCGCTCGACGCGATCGGCGCGCGCTTCGGCGAGCGGATGCGCGCGCAGGCCGGGCGCAAGGACGGCAAGCCGCTGTCGGGCCGCGATCGTCACGCGCTCGACGTGCTGGGGCTTGAAGCGGATGCCGACCGCACGGCGCTGCGGCGGCGCTACAGCGATCTCGTCCGCAAGTATCATCCTGATCGGAACGGGGGCGATCGCACGCATGAGGCGCGGCTGCGCGCCGTGATCGAGGCGTATCAGCAGCTCAAGGGCTCGCCCGCCTTCGCCTGA
- a CDS encoding BolA family protein translates to MPNGKTEPLAETIAARLTAALDPAHLHVSNDSAKHRGHAGDDGSGESHFSVAVTSAAFEGKSRVERQRLVNRALADLLETRIHALAIRARTPGEADGI, encoded by the coding sequence ATGCCGAACGGGAAAACCGAGCCGCTCGCCGAAACGATCGCCGCCCGCCTCACCGCCGCGCTCGATCCGGCGCACCTGCATGTCTCCAACGACAGCGCGAAGCATCGCGGCCATGCCGGCGACGACGGCAGCGGCGAAAGCCATTTCAGCGTCGCAGTGACGAGCGCCGCCTTCGAAGGCAAATCGCGCGTCGAACGGCAGCGGCTGGTGAACCGCGCGCTCGCCGACCTGCTCGAGACGCGAATCCACGCGCTCGCCATCCGCGCCAGGACGCCGGGCGAGGCCGATGGCATATAA
- a CDS encoding glutathione S-transferase produces MAYNLWYWPKIQGRGEFVRLALEAAGVPYRDCARELGAEALIADMKRYDRAPFAPPYLEIEGLAIAQVAAILLWLGERHELAPSNMADRMWLHQLQLTIADFVAETHQVHHPVGVGLYYEDQKAEAARFAREFRDERMPKFLGYLEEAAACNPGDWLIDHRFTYVDSSLFQLIEGLRYMFPRRMAALEPELPRLMAIHGLVRDVPGIRAYLASDRRLPFNEDGIFRHYPELDAA; encoded by the coding sequence ATGGCATATAATCTCTGGTACTGGCCGAAGATTCAGGGGCGCGGCGAATTCGTGCGGCTCGCGCTGGAAGCGGCAGGGGTGCCCTATCGCGACTGCGCGCGCGAACTGGGCGCCGAGGCGCTGATCGCCGACATGAAGCGCTATGACCGCGCGCCCTTCGCGCCGCCCTATCTGGAGATCGAAGGCCTTGCGATCGCGCAGGTCGCCGCGATCCTGCTGTGGCTCGGCGAGCGGCACGAGCTTGCGCCGTCCAACATGGCCGACCGCATGTGGCTGCATCAGCTCCAGCTCACCATCGCCGACTTTGTCGCCGAGACGCACCAGGTGCATCATCCCGTCGGCGTCGGTCTCTATTATGAGGATCAGAAGGCCGAGGCCGCGCGCTTCGCTCGCGAATTCCGCGACGAGCGGATGCCGAAGTTCCTCGGCTATCTCGAGGAAGCGGCGGCCTGCAATCCGGGCGACTGGCTGATCGACCATCGCTTCACCTACGTCGATTCCTCGCTGTTCCAGCTGATCGAGGGGCTGCGCTACATGTTCCCCAGGCGCATGGCCGCGCTGGAGCCCGAGCTGCCGCGCCTGATGGCGATCCACGGGCTCGTCCGCGACGTACCGGGTATCCGAGCCTATCTGGCCAGCGATCGCCGCCTGCCGTTCAACGAGGACGGCATCTTCCGCCACTATCCGGAGCTCGATGCAGCATGA
- a CDS encoding pirin family protein, with protein MSDTPDDLVIQTITPTTHDLGGFKVHRTLPSRPRTMVGPFVFFDQMGPADLAPGNGIDVRPHPHINLATVTYLYDGALDHRDSLGTCARIRPGAVNLMTAGRGIVHSERSPGDQRSGAPFSGIQTWLALPEAQEEIDPAFEHVEADALPVIRGEDAKARVIMGSLWGVTAPTTTYAGTIYADIVLEPGGSVPIDPAAEERALYCGLGDATLDDVPLSPMKLYVIRPGVAATLRSSAGGRVMLCGGDAFATPRHVWWNFVSSSRDRIETAKEDWRAGRFPKVPDDAEEWIPIPEVPKTVSYP; from the coding sequence ATGAGCGACACGCCCGACGACCTGGTGATCCAGACGATCACGCCGACGACGCACGATCTGGGCGGCTTCAAGGTACACCGGACGCTGCCGTCGCGGCCGCGAACGATGGTGGGGCCGTTCGTGTTCTTCGACCAGATGGGCCCCGCCGATCTGGCGCCGGGCAACGGGATCGACGTGCGCCCGCATCCGCACATCAATCTGGCGACCGTCACCTATCTGTACGACGGCGCGCTCGATCATCGCGATTCGCTGGGCACCTGCGCGCGCATCCGGCCCGGCGCGGTGAATCTGATGACCGCCGGACGCGGCATCGTCCATTCCGAGCGGTCGCCGGGCGATCAGCGGAGCGGCGCGCCTTTCTCCGGCATTCAGACCTGGCTGGCACTGCCCGAGGCGCAGGAAGAGATCGACCCGGCCTTCGAGCATGTCGAAGCCGACGCCTTGCCGGTGATCCGCGGAGAGGACGCCAAGGCGCGGGTGATCATGGGATCGCTCTGGGGCGTCACCGCGCCGACGACGACCTATGCCGGCACCATCTATGCCGACATCGTGCTCGAGCCGGGCGGCAGCGTTCCGATCGATCCGGCGGCCGAGGAGCGGGCGCTCTATTGCGGGTTGGGCGATGCGACGCTCGACGACGTGCCGCTTTCCCCCATGAAGCTTTATGTCATCCGTCCGGGCGTCGCGGCGACGCTGCGTTCAAGCGCCGGCGGGCGCGTGATGCTGTGCGGCGGCGACGCATTCGCCACGCCGCGCCACGTCTGGTGGAACTTCGTCTCGTCGAGCCGCGACCGGATCGAGACGGCCAAGGAAGACTGGAGGGCGGGGCGCTTCCCGAAGGTGCCCGACGACGCCGAGGAGTGGATCCCCATTCCCGAAGTGCCGAAAACCGTGAGCTATCCGTAA
- a CDS encoding alpha/beta fold hydrolase, which translates to MADFEMQRVALPTGVELDVAVAGKRDAEPIILLHGFPESHRTWRHQIPALATDHFVLAPDQRGFARSSKPEGVENYSPDKPVADLLALADHFGIGRFTLVGHDWGGAIAWMAALQHPDRIGRLIIVNAPHPAIFQKTVIEDPGQRAASQYIRTFRDPNLETMLEAMGLEKFFDTTFARHISSEIAPEERAAYLDEWRQPGAMTAMLNWYRASLIEVPPVDAKLDKPTFTMPPLPKVPMPTLVIWGMKDSALLPCQLDGLDGQVKDLTIARIEDAGHFVPWEKPDSVTTAMRAWLASH; encoded by the coding sequence ATGGCCGATTTCGAGATGCAGCGCGTCGCCTTGCCGACCGGGGTCGAGCTCGACGTGGCGGTGGCGGGAAAGCGGGACGCCGAGCCGATCATTCTGCTCCACGGCTTTCCCGAATCGCACCGGACGTGGCGCCACCAGATCCCCGCGCTCGCAACCGATCATTTCGTGCTCGCGCCCGACCAGCGCGGCTTCGCGCGCTCGTCCAAGCCCGAAGGCGTCGAGAATTACAGCCCCGACAAGCCGGTCGCCGACCTGCTGGCGCTGGCAGATCACTTCGGCATCGGGCGCTTCACGCTGGTGGGGCACGACTGGGGCGGTGCGATCGCCTGGATGGCGGCGCTGCAGCATCCCGATCGGATAGGGCGCCTCATCATCGTGAACGCGCCGCATCCGGCGATCTTCCAGAAGACGGTGATCGAAGATCCCGGCCAGCGTGCGGCGAGCCAGTATATCCGCACTTTCCGCGATCCCAATCTCGAAACGATGCTCGAAGCGATGGGGCTGGAGAAATTCTTCGACACCACCTTCGCGCGCCACATCAGCTCGGAGATCGCGCCCGAAGAGCGTGCCGCCTATCTCGACGAATGGCGCCAGCCAGGCGCGATGACCGCGATGCTCAACTGGTATCGCGCGAGCCTGATCGAAGTGCCGCCGGTCGATGCCAAGCTCGACAAGCCGACGTTTACGATGCCGCCGCTGCCGAAGGTTCCGATGCCGACGCTGGTGATCTGGGGAATGAAGGACAGCGCGCTGCTGCCCTGCCAGCTCGACGGGCTGGACGGACAGGTGAAGGACCTCACGATCGCGCGGATCGAAGATGCTGGCCATTTCGTCCCTTGGGAAAAACCGGATTCCGTAACGACGGCAATGCGGGCATGGTTAGCTAGTCATTGA
- a CDS encoding alpha/beta fold hydrolase, with product MIRSVPSLTVREEPTRRVALATGVELNVACLGNPSAPPLILLHGFPESHRTWRHQMLALAINHYVIAPDQRGFGESSRPEGVSNYAPQLLMADVVALADALGVETFTLIGHDWGGALAWGAALRYPRRVRRLALLNAPHPQILQRTLIEDMGQRRASQFIRTFRGFAVDRDPNADELEQFFWSLFVEHLEARVPAHERELYIRQWSQPGAMTAMTNWYRAADLFVPTMEETPERPEWIDAPFPMVSQPTLLLWGMRNAGLLPVLLEGLETLVADLQIVRMDAGHFLPWEAPQAVSRTLAAWLARTPVKPPLV from the coding sequence GTGATCCGAAGCGTACCGAGCCTGACCGTGCGTGAGGAGCCGACCCGGCGGGTGGCGCTCGCCACCGGTGTCGAACTGAACGTCGCGTGCCTGGGCAATCCCAGCGCGCCGCCGCTGATCCTCCTTCACGGCTTTCCCGAATCGCATCGCACCTGGCGCCACCAGATGCTGGCGCTCGCCATCAACCATTATGTGATCGCGCCGGACCAGCGCGGATTCGGCGAATCGTCGCGGCCCGAAGGCGTCTCCAACTATGCGCCGCAACTGCTGATGGCGGACGTCGTGGCGCTGGCGGATGCGCTCGGCGTCGAGACGTTCACGCTGATCGGGCACGATTGGGGCGGTGCCCTCGCCTGGGGGGCGGCGCTGCGCTATCCGCGGCGCGTGCGGCGGCTGGCGCTGCTCAACGCGCCGCATCCGCAGATCCTGCAACGCACCCTGATCGAAGACATGGGGCAGCGCAGGGCGAGCCAGTTCATCCGCACCTTCCGCGGGTTCGCGGTCGATCGCGATCCGAATGCGGATGAACTGGAGCAGTTCTTCTGGAGCCTGTTCGTCGAGCATCTGGAGGCGCGGGTGCCCGCCCACGAGCGCGAGCTCTATATCCGGCAGTGGAGCCAGCCCGGCGCGATGACCGCGATGACCAACTGGTATCGCGCCGCCGATCTCTTCGTTCCGACGATGGAGGAGACGCCCGAGCGGCCCGAGTGGATCGATGCGCCTTTCCCGATGGTCTCACAGCCCACGCTCCTGCTTTGGGGGATGCGTAACGCCGGGCTGCTGCCGGTGCTGCTCGAGGGACTTGAGACGCTGGTGGCCGATCTGCAGATCGTGCGGATGGATGCCGGCCATTTCCTTCCCTGGGAAGCGCCGCAGGCAGTGAGCCGGACGCTCGCGGCGTGGCTGGCGCGAACGCCCGTGAAGCCGCCGCTGGTCTAG
- a CDS encoding DUF2332 domain-containing protein, translating into MADPAAVREAFLIQRAYCDAHSAPITGRIAGALADSLTRESRTGARVLDWPGDPTADALPLRLIGGLHALDQAGAAPDLSRVFAGEVTRMDAVALILADALIVHDAALLPWLDGPPQTNEPGRSAVLMTGLLELARRFGPKLELLEIGSSAGLNLLIERYRFDLGGTNAGPADAPVLIRPEWRGAPPPQVPIDILSVRGCDIRPLDTSDAETRRRLMAYIWADNPERHARLEAAFAMLRSRPVDLVAADAADWVEARLDEPQAPGVTRVLVHSVVWQYLPVEGQRRIRAAMEAAGACATAERPLAWVRMEPDRGLARQELWLRHWPGGGEDRMRAIAHAHGLWVETL; encoded by the coding sequence ATGGCCGATCCCGCCGCCGTCCGCGAAGCCTTTCTGATCCAGCGCGCCTATTGCGATGCGCATTCGGCGCCGATCACCGGGCGCATCGCAGGCGCGCTCGCCGACAGCCTGACGCGCGAGAGCCGCACCGGCGCACGGGTGCTCGACTGGCCCGGCGACCCGACCGCGGACGCGCTCCCGCTGCGCCTGATCGGCGGCCTTCATGCGCTCGATCAGGCGGGCGCGGCTCCGGATCTGTCGCGGGTGTTCGCCGGCGAAGTGACGCGAATGGACGCCGTGGCGCTGATTCTCGCCGACGCGCTGATCGTGCACGACGCCGCGCTGCTGCCATGGCTCGATGGTCCGCCGCAGACCAACGAGCCGGGCCGATCCGCCGTGCTGATGACGGGGCTGCTCGAACTCGCACGGCGCTTCGGGCCGAAGCTCGAACTGCTCGAGATCGGCTCGAGTGCCGGTCTTAACCTGCTGATCGAGCGCTATCGCTTCGATCTTGGCGGCACGAACGCGGGGCCGGCCGACGCGCCGGTGCTGATCCGGCCCGAATGGCGCGGGGCGCCGCCACCGCAAGTGCCGATCGACATTCTCTCGGTACGCGGCTGCGACATTCGCCCGCTCGACACGAGTGACGCCGAGACGCGCCGCCGCCTGATGGCGTATATCTGGGCCGACAATCCCGAGCGTCACGCACGCTTGGAAGCGGCATTCGCAATGCTCCGCTCGCGACCCGTCGATCTCGTCGCGGCCGACGCCGCCGATTGGGTCGAGGCGCGCCTCGACGAGCCGCAGGCGCCGGGCGTCACTCGCGTGCTGGTGCATTCGGTCGTCTGGCAATATCTTCCGGTCGAGGGGCAGCGCCGGATCCGCGCCGCAATGGAGGCCGCGGGGGCGTGCGCGACCGCCGAGCGTCCGCTTGCATGGGTCCGCATGGAGCCCGATCGCGGCCTCGCACGGCAGGAGCTCTGGCTGCGCCACTGGCCCGGTGGCGGCGAGGATCGCATGCGCGCCATCGCCCACGCCCATGGGCTGTGGGTGGAAACGCTCTGA
- the hisG gene encoding ATP phosphoribosyltransferase: MTDPIILAVPKGRILEEALPLLAQVGIVPEPAFGDSASRALRFRTNTPDIDLIRVRAFDVATFVAHGAAQLGIVGSDVLAEFDYSELYAPVDLGIGHCRLSVAEPADQAEGDDPRGWSHVRIATKYPHVTRRHFAARGVQAECVKLNGAMELAPKLGLAPRIVDLVSSGRTLRENGLVEVETIADVTSRLIVNRAAFKTRAADVVPLVDAFRKAVERAAA, translated from the coding sequence ATGACCGATCCGATCATCCTTGCCGTACCCAAAGGCCGCATCCTCGAGGAAGCGCTGCCGCTGCTCGCGCAGGTCGGAATCGTGCCCGAGCCGGCGTTCGGCGATTCGGCCAGCCGCGCGCTGCGGTTTCGCACCAACACGCCCGACATCGATCTCATCCGCGTGCGCGCGTTCGACGTCGCGACCTTCGTGGCGCACGGCGCCGCGCAACTGGGAATCGTCGGATCGGACGTGCTGGCCGAATTCGACTATTCCGAATTGTACGCGCCGGTCGATCTCGGCATCGGCCATTGCCGGCTGTCGGTCGCCGAGCCCGCCGATCAGGCGGAGGGTGACGATCCGCGCGGCTGGAGCCATGTGCGCATCGCCACCAAATATCCGCATGTCACGCGTCGCCACTTCGCCGCGCGCGGGGTGCAGGCCGAGTGCGTGAAGCTGAACGGCGCGATGGAGCTGGCGCCCAAGCTGGGGCTTGCGCCGCGCATCGTCGATCTCGTCTCGTCGGGGCGCACGCTGCGCGAGAACGGCCTCGTCGAAGTCGAGACGATCGCCGACGTCACGAGCCGGCTGATCGTCAATCGCGCGGCGTTCAAGACGCGCGCGGCCGATGTGGTGCCGCTGGTCGATGCCTTCCGCAAGGCAGTGGAGCGGGCGGCGGCATGA
- the hisD gene encoding histidinol dehydrogenase, whose protein sequence is MILLDATAPDFETAFTALVNARREADEDVARDVAAILRRVRDEGDAALADLTRRFDRHDLDASGWRIDADACDAALAGLTPELRAALELAAERIAAYHAEQRPADRDTTDAAGVRLGARWTAVDAAGVYVPGGRAAYPSSVLMNVIPAKVAGVGRVVMVTPTPDGVVNPLVLAAAKIAGVDEIWRVGGAQAVAALAYGTSRIAPVDVVTGPGNAWVAEAKRQLYGVVGIDMVAGPSEIVVVADAANDPEWIAADLLSQAEHDPTSQSILFTDDASFAQSVADAVARQLAELATGATARASWDANGAIILVPKLGDAMPLVDRLAPEHLELACDGAATLFDAVRHAGSVFLGRHTPEAVGDYVAGPNHVLPTGRRARFASGLSVLDYMKRTSFLSLDAAGLAAIGPAAVALAQAEGLPAHAKSVAIRLNRPNP, encoded by the coding sequence ATGATCCTGCTCGACGCGACCGCACCGGACTTCGAAACGGCCTTCACCGCGCTGGTGAACGCCCGCCGCGAGGCGGACGAGGATGTCGCGCGCGACGTGGCCGCGATCCTGCGGCGCGTGCGCGACGAAGGCGATGCCGCGCTCGCCGATCTCACACGCCGATTCGACCGCCATGATCTCGACGCGAGCGGCTGGCGCATCGATGCCGACGCCTGCGATGCGGCGCTCGCGGGGCTCACTCCGGAGCTGCGCGCGGCGCTCGAACTCGCCGCGGAGCGGATCGCCGCCTATCACGCCGAGCAGCGACCGGCGGATCGCGACACGACCGATGCCGCCGGCGTCCGGCTCGGTGCGCGCTGGACCGCGGTGGACGCCGCCGGCGTCTATGTGCCGGGCGGTCGGGCAGCCTACCCCTCGTCGGTGCTGATGAACGTGATCCCCGCCAAGGTGGCGGGCGTGGGGCGAGTGGTGATGGTGACGCCGACGCCCGACGGCGTGGTCAATCCGCTGGTGCTCGCAGCGGCGAAGATCGCCGGCGTGGACGAGATCTGGCGCGTCGGCGGCGCTCAGGCGGTGGCGGCACTGGCCTATGGCACCAGCCGGATCGCGCCGGTCGACGTGGTGACCGGCCCCGGCAACGCGTGGGTCGCCGAGGCCAAGCGCCAGCTCTATGGCGTGGTCGGCATCGACATGGTGGCCGGGCCTTCGGAGATCGTCGTAGTCGCCGACGCCGCGAACGACCCCGAGTGGATCGCCGCCGACCTGTTGAGCCAGGCCGAGCATGATCCCACGAGCCAGTCGATCCTGTTCACCGACGATGCTAGTTTCGCGCAGTCCGTCGCCGATGCCGTCGCGCGGCAGCTGGCCGAACTGGCGACCGGAGCGACGGCGCGGGCGAGCTGGGACGCGAACGGGGCGATCATCCTGGTGCCGAAGCTGGGCGACGCGATGCCGCTCGTCGATCGGCTGGCGCCCGAGCATCTCGAGCTCGCCTGCGACGGCGCAGCAACGTTGTTCGATGCGGTGCGCCACGCCGGATCGGTCTTCCTCGGGCGGCACACGCCCGAAGCGGTGGGAGACTATGTCGCCGGACCGAACCATGTGCTGCCGACCGGGCGGCGGGCGCGATTCGCTTCCGGCCTGTCGGTGCTCGACTATATGAAGCGGACGAGCTTCCTGTCGCTGGACGCGGCGGGGCTCGCGGCGATCGGCCCGGCGGCGGTGGCGCTCGCGCAGGCCGAGGGATTGCCGGCGCACGCCAAGTCGGTGGCGATCCGATTGAACCGACCAAACCCATAG